From one Comamonas piscis genomic stretch:
- a CDS encoding DUF5691 domain-containing protein, protein MSQANLWTALQQSALVGAERLAVPAIFTQGIDRSAPASQQALQAALLQPADSKAVQLLRATAVAAVLERAGWQPGAAQPQRAVAAVAAPVPPPAKESRPAPQGEPLLGLLGEVLQGNAPELLALALASLDEAGQRLPYTLLVPALHQGRQSVELRQWLTPVLGERGRWLAAQNPQWAYAHGVQETADAEQIWQEGSLEQRVALLQQQRDTDPAAARARLEASLKELSARERAPMVQSLARGLSGDDEALLEKLLGDRSKEVRESAASLLSCLPQSPHSQRLAAWLQAMLCQDAKGEWQIEPPEEGNKDWERDGVTLLPPAYIKGQRAWWLQQLVELTPLGFWQQQLGKTPEQLWDWSRHSDWKTALRQGWLAALRAQRDVRWLPLIQSMESDSRSSNLLPLLMAKLSAEERETQWLAQLQAKRGKSAFIEAIHRIDETMARTELLSPEMSRWLLDALLGTLQSRQPAGNWHSWQADHAILACARRLQVGDLERFAQLWRAPVAAAPAEPEPADDAAALVVPEGSTEADIAKLKQEQQARLERSRLRPWDDAQVLAQLNRIVDLRLALQAAQPA, encoded by the coding sequence GTGAGCCAAGCAAATCTATGGACTGCGCTGCAGCAATCGGCGCTGGTCGGCGCCGAGCGGCTGGCGGTGCCGGCCATCTTTACCCAGGGCATCGACCGCAGTGCGCCCGCCAGCCAGCAGGCGCTGCAAGCAGCGCTGCTGCAGCCAGCCGATTCCAAGGCCGTGCAGCTGCTGCGCGCCACCGCTGTCGCGGCGGTATTGGAGCGCGCCGGCTGGCAACCCGGTGCAGCGCAGCCGCAGCGGGCGGTAGCAGCCGTTGCTGCGCCTGTGCCGCCACCCGCAAAAGAATCACGCCCGGCGCCGCAGGGCGAACCCCTGCTGGGCCTGCTCGGCGAGGTACTGCAGGGCAATGCGCCTGAGCTGCTGGCCTTGGCGCTGGCCAGCCTGGACGAGGCCGGCCAGCGCCTGCCTTACACGCTGCTGGTGCCGGCCTTGCACCAGGGCCGCCAATCGGTGGAGCTGCGCCAGTGGCTCACGCCGGTGCTGGGCGAGCGCGGCCGTTGGTTGGCTGCCCAGAACCCGCAATGGGCCTATGCCCATGGTGTGCAAGAGACGGCCGATGCCGAGCAGATCTGGCAAGAAGGCTCGCTGGAGCAGCGCGTGGCCTTGCTGCAGCAGCAGCGCGACACCGATCCAGCAGCGGCCCGCGCCCGCCTGGAAGCCAGCCTCAAGGAGCTGAGCGCCCGCGAGCGTGCGCCTATGGTGCAGAGCCTGGCGCGTGGCTTGTCAGGTGACGACGAGGCCTTGCTGGAAAAGCTGCTGGGCGACCGCAGCAAAGAGGTGCGCGAATCGGCAGCCAGCCTGCTGTCCTGCCTGCCGCAAAGCCCGCACAGCCAGCGCCTGGCCGCCTGGTTGCAGGCGATGCTGTGCCAGGATGCCAAGGGCGAGTGGCAGATCGAGCCACCCGAAGAGGGCAATAAGGACTGGGAGCGCGATGGCGTCACCCTGCTGCCGCCGGCCTACATTAAGGGCCAGCGCGCCTGGTGGCTGCAGCAGCTGGTGGAGCTGACGCCGCTGGGTTTTTGGCAGCAGCAGCTGGGTAAAACGCCTGAGCAGCTGTGGGATTGGAGCCGCCACAGCGATTGGAAGACTGCGCTGCGCCAGGGTTGGCTTGCGGCACTGCGCGCCCAGCGCGATGTGCGCTGGCTGCCTCTGATCCAGAGCATGGAGAGCGACTCGCGCAGCAGCAATTTGCTGCCGCTGCTGATGGCCAAGCTGAGCGCTGAAGAGCGCGAAACCCAGTGGCTGGCGCAGTTGCAGGCCAAGCGGGGCAAGAGCGCTTTTATCGAAGCGATCCACCGCATTGACGAGACCATGGCGCGCACCGAATTGCTGTCGCCTGAGATGTCCCGCTGGTTGCTGGACGCCTTGCTGGGCACCCTGCAGTCGCGCCAACCTGCCGGCAACTGGCACAGTTGGCAGGCCGACCATGCCATTCTGGCCTGTGCCCGCCGCCTGCAGGTGGGTGACCTGGAACGCTTTGCGCAGCTGTGGCGCGCGCCAGTAGCTGCTGCGCCTGCCGAGCCGGAGCCTGCCGATGACGCCGCTGCATTGGTGGTGCCCGAAGGCAGCACCGAGGCCGACATCGCCAAGCTCAAGCAGGAGCAGCAAGCGCGCCTGGAGCGCTCCCGCCTGCGCCCCTGGGACGATGCGCAGGTGCTCGCCCAACTCAACCGCATTGTCGATCTGCGCCTGGCGCTGCAAGCAGCCCAGCCCGCCTGA
- a CDS encoding ATP-binding protein produces MSQVLRQHAEQQFAEELDALQKADDRPRPPNWKLSPWAVLQYLMGGKLSNGFEVSAKYIGSPRLMEIAVSTLATDRALLLYGVPGTAKSWVSEHLAAAVSGDSTMLIQGTAGTSEEQLRYGWNYAQLLAHGPSEKALVPSPLVHAMKLGKIARIEELTRIPADVQDSLITVLSEKTLPVPELSTEFQAVTGFSVIATANNRDKGVNELSSALKRRFNTVVLPVPASQDEEVKIVTKRVGEQSRALQLPAEAPALEEVRRVVQIFRELRNGQTEDGKTVRIKSPSSTLSTAEAISVINSGMALAGHFGDGVLRAHDVASGLLGAVIKDPVQDSVVWKEYLETVVKERAEWKDLYRACREQI; encoded by the coding sequence ATGAGCCAAGTACTACGCCAGCACGCCGAACAGCAATTTGCCGAAGAACTGGATGCCCTGCAAAAGGCCGATGACCGTCCGCGTCCGCCCAACTGGAAGCTCTCGCCCTGGGCCGTGCTGCAGTACCTGATGGGCGGCAAGCTGAGCAATGGTTTTGAAGTGAGCGCCAAGTACATCGGCAGCCCGCGTTTGATGGAGATTGCGGTCTCTACCTTGGCCACCGACCGCGCACTGCTGCTGTACGGCGTGCCCGGCACCGCCAAATCCTGGGTATCCGAGCATCTTGCGGCGGCGGTGAGCGGCGACTCGACCATGCTGATCCAGGGCACCGCCGGCACCAGCGAAGAGCAACTGCGCTACGGCTGGAACTATGCGCAACTGCTGGCCCATGGCCCGTCGGAAAAGGCCCTGGTCCCCAGCCCCTTGGTGCATGCGATGAAGCTGGGCAAGATTGCCCGCATTGAAGAGTTGACCCGCATCCCCGCCGATGTGCAGGACAGCCTCATCACCGTGCTGTCGGAAAAGACACTGCCGGTGCCCGAGCTGTCCACCGAGTTCCAGGCCGTTACCGGCTTCTCGGTGATCGCCACGGCCAACAACCGCGACAAGGGCGTCAATGAGCTGTCGAGCGCGTTGAAGCGCCGTTTCAACACCGTCGTGCTGCCCGTGCCTGCCTCGCAGGACGAAGAGGTAAAGATCGTCACCAAGCGCGTGGGCGAGCAAAGCCGTGCGCTGCAGCTGCCCGCCGAGGCACCGGCGCTGGAGGAAGTGCGCCGTGTGGTGCAGATCTTCCGCGAGCTGCGCAATGGCCAGACCGAAGACGGCAAGACTGTGCGCATCAAGTCGCCCAGCTCCACCTTGTCGACCGCCGAAGCGATCTCGGTGATCAACAGCGGCATGGCCCTGGCCGGCCATTTTGGCGATGGTGTGCTGCGCGCGCACGATGTCGCCTCCGGCTTGCTGGGTGCCGTGATCAAGGACCCTGTGCAGGACAGCGTGGTCTGGAAGGAATACCTGGAGACCGTCGTCAAAGAACGTGCCGAATGGAAAGACCTGTACCGCGCCTGCCGCGAGCAAATCTAA